Proteins from a single region of Acidianus ambivalens:
- a CDS encoding class I SAM-dependent methyltransferase, with amino-acid sequence MDKFVTHNLNPERKKIEDPEKFLPSIIHGVVAELGCGPGYYCQFLVKYAEKVYCVDRNKELLEIAKEMAKGAIFLNEDACKTSIPSSSVDQVLFANSFHDMRDKKKVYEEVKRILKPEGEVIIVDWKKDANFGPPKSVRMSKEDYVNFFSPDFELEKEFEAGPYHFGLVLKRKEKK; translated from the coding sequence ATGGATAAATTTGTTACCCACAATCTAAATCCAGAGAGGAAGAAGATAGAAGACCCGGAAAAGTTCCTTCCTTCTATTATCCACGGTGTTGTCGCAGAGTTAGGTTGTGGCCCCGGATATTATTGTCAGTTCTTGGTTAAGTATGCAGAAAAAGTTTACTGTGTAGATAGGAATAAGGAACTTCTAGAGATTGCTAAGGAAATGGCAAAAGGCGCAATATTCCTTAATGAAGACGCTTGTAAAACGTCTATTCCTTCCTCTTCCGTAGACCAAGTTTTATTTGCAAACTCTTTCCACGATATGAGGGATAAGAAAAAAGTTTACGAGGAAGTTAAGAGAATTCTTAAGCCTGAAGGTGAGGTTATAATAGTAGACTGGAAGAAAGACGCTAACTTCGGACCGCCTAAGAGCGTAAGGATGAGTAAAGAAGATTATGTCAATTTCTTTTCACCAGATTTCGAACTAGAAAAAGAATTTGAAGCCGGTCCTTATCATTTTGGATTAGTATTAAAAAGAAAAGAGAAGAAATAA
- a CDS encoding MFS transporter: MSNDVNTVFKKYPKRAILGLWLMAGQAFLYNAIFFTYALILGKFYGVPADQIGLYIFPFAIGNFFGPLLLGKLFDTLGKKTMISLTYILSGGLLPFTGYLFYLGVLSALTQTIAWVIIFFFASAGASSAYLTVSEVFPLEIRAMAIAVFYAIGTGIGGVMAPSVFGALIGSGLPINLFYGYLLGAGLMAVAGVVELFYGVNAERKSLEEVARPLTEVEEIRE; encoded by the coding sequence ATATCTAACGACGTAAATACAGTATTCAAGAAATACCCCAAGAGAGCAATCTTAGGTCTGTGGCTAATGGCAGGGCAGGCTTTCCTTTATAACGCAATATTCTTTACTTATGCATTAATACTAGGCAAATTCTACGGTGTTCCTGCAGATCAAATAGGCCTTTATATATTTCCTTTTGCAATAGGTAACTTCTTTGGTCCTCTATTACTAGGAAAGCTATTTGACACATTAGGAAAGAAGACGATGATATCATTAACTTATATACTATCAGGAGGGCTTCTTCCCTTCACTGGCTACTTATTCTATCTAGGAGTATTGAGCGCATTAACTCAAACTATAGCTTGGGTAATAATATTCTTCTTCGCCTCAGCAGGAGCAAGCTCAGCTTATTTGACTGTTAGCGAAGTATTTCCTTTAGAAATTAGGGCAATGGCAATTGCAGTATTTTATGCAATAGGGACAGGAATAGGAGGAGTAATGGCTCCTTCAGTCTTCGGTGCATTAATTGGCTCCGGTTTGCCGATAAACCTATTCTATGGTTACCTATTAGGAGCAGGATTAATGGCAGTTGCTGGAGTAGTAGAACTATTTTACGGTGTTAATGCTGAAAGGAAGAGCTTAGAGGAAGTCGCAAGACCATTAACGGAAGTTGAAGAAATTAGAGAATAA
- the tfs4 gene encoding transcription factor S4, with translation MKFCPKCGSYMKPKGNSMVCPKCGYKEEGVENITFTEKKSHDRDVTIVADGRRIKGGVALNLCPRCGNAVVIKIGKKYKCRACGYIF, from the coding sequence ATGAAATTTTGTCCAAAATGCGGTTCCTACATGAAACCTAAAGGAAATTCAATGGTTTGTCCTAAGTGCGGGTATAAAGAAGAAGGGGTTGAAAACATTACTTTCACAGAAAAGAAATCTCATGATAGGGACGTCACTATAGTAGCTGATGGAAGAAGGATTAAAGGAGGAGTTGCCTTAAATTTGTGTCCTAGATGCGGTAATGCTGTAGTAATTAAAATAGGGAAGAAATATAAGTGTAGGGCTTGCGGTTATATATTTTAA
- a CDS encoding SRPBCC family protein → MITFSVSKKFDVSPQAVWNIVKDVNSIPKYWKGTRELHVNKVAEGIYEGVVRFAFPSKGRIRLIVDDENRKLTFNYLSGPIKGYNIVEVKENEIISSWRVKMSLLLALAESWNAKHFKQGTEHALDRIISEAKSGIP, encoded by the coding sequence ATGATAACCTTCAGCGTAAGCAAGAAGTTTGATGTTTCTCCTCAAGCAGTTTGGAATATAGTAAAGGACGTAAATTCTATTCCTAAATATTGGAAAGGGACTAGGGAACTTCATGTTAATAAAGTTGCAGAAGGAATTTATGAAGGAGTAGTGAGGTTTGCATTTCCTTCTAAGGGTAGAATAAGGCTTATAGTTGATGATGAAAATAGAAAACTTACGTTTAATTATCTTTCTGGCCCTATAAAAGGTTATAATATAGTAGAAGTTAAAGAGAATGAAATAATATCTAGCTGGAGAGTTAAAATGAGCCTTTTGTTAGCTTTAGCTGAGAGCTGGAACGCAAAGCATTTTAAGCAAGGCACTGAACACGCATTGGATAGGATAATTTCTGAAGCTAAATCCGGTATTCCATAA
- a CDS encoding nucleotidyltransferase domain-containing protein — MEKSFFVQLAEKIRPTFGKVAIILHGSRIKGNYYPASDLDVLIISERCLGRNGLRILYSFGEELNGVKLDYQLVCYKNKDFWIVRNVLSSPHLVVVDDFNEF; from the coding sequence TTGGAGAAGAGCTTCTTCGTTCAATTAGCGGAAAAGATTAGGCCTACCTTTGGAAAAGTGGCTATCATCCTTCACGGTAGCAGGATTAAGGGAAATTATTACCCAGCAAGCGACCTAGACGTTTTAATAATTAGCGAAAGATGCTTAGGCAGGAACGGACTAAGAATTCTTTACTCTTTCGGCGAAGAACTTAACGGAGTAAAGCTGGATTATCAATTAGTTTGTTATAAAAATAAGGATTTTTGGATAGTTAGGAACGTACTTTCTTCGCCTCACCTGGTTGTGGTTGACGATTTTAATGAATTCTAA
- a CDS encoding MFS transporter encodes MNQKIVLLVLSLGTLMAAVDTTIVLLALPTITDCLHTNLFSSIWVLLAYLIVLAVLSTQAGRIGDLIGRGKIYNSGFILFTLASALAGISPNVCLLISFRVIQAIGGALLTSNSYAIIADVFPPNSRGKAYGITALGWNVGALLGIVLGGVLTTFFGWRFIFYINVPIGIISVILGIREIRDSRVIKNKLDITGSVILGVSLALISVGSMMIAGIGVNIMDVVEIILGIALLPFFVINESKVQSPIINLKLFKIRLLSFSLLASLFQGIGALSITFLLIMYLQGVRGLTPLQSSLLLTPGYVVASVLAPFMGRIADKGRPGLLAGIGLLFIFASLMLYYFILTPSTPYFTILGITAITGIGSAMFWPSNATAVMFSAPKEYYGSVSGVSRTLGSIGTTLSYVMSITVATLVIPRQVAFEIFLGTNVLDDDVSNAFVNGLHFAFLISATIIIVAALFSVLGGSTNVKRSY; translated from the coding sequence ATGAACCAGAAAATTGTGCTCCTTGTTTTATCGTTAGGAACTTTAATGGCAGCAGTAGATACTACAATCGTACTTTTAGCGTTGCCAACTATTACCGATTGCTTACATACCAACCTATTCTCATCAATATGGGTGTTATTAGCGTATTTAATAGTCCTGGCAGTACTATCTACTCAAGCAGGAAGGATAGGAGACTTAATAGGAAGAGGTAAAATTTACAATTCTGGGTTTATTTTATTCACATTAGCCTCAGCATTGGCTGGAATTTCCCCTAACGTTTGTTTATTAATTTCCTTCAGAGTTATTCAAGCAATAGGTGGAGCTTTGCTTACCTCAAACTCCTATGCGATAATTGCAGACGTTTTTCCTCCTAACTCTAGGGGTAAAGCTTACGGAATAACCGCACTTGGGTGGAACGTAGGTGCTTTGTTAGGTATCGTCTTAGGAGGAGTATTAACTACCTTTTTCGGCTGGAGGTTCATATTTTACATTAATGTACCTATAGGTATAATTTCAGTAATTTTAGGCATAAGAGAAATAAGGGACTCTCGCGTTATAAAGAATAAGCTAGATATCACTGGTTCTGTCATATTAGGAGTGTCCTTGGCTTTAATTTCCGTTGGGTCAATGATGATAGCCGGGATAGGAGTAAACATTATGGACGTGGTAGAAATTATCCTCGGAATTGCTTTACTCCCGTTCTTTGTTATAAATGAAAGTAAAGTGCAATCACCAATAATAAATTTGAAATTGTTTAAAATAAGACTTTTATCATTTTCCCTATTAGCTAGCCTGTTTCAAGGAATAGGAGCTCTTTCAATTACATTCCTTTTAATAATGTACTTACAAGGAGTTAGAGGATTAACTCCTTTACAATCTTCATTACTTTTAACTCCTGGCTATGTTGTTGCCAGCGTATTGGCCCCCTTCATGGGAAGGATTGCCGACAAAGGAAGGCCGGGATTATTGGCAGGAATAGGTTTACTCTTCATTTTCGCATCCCTCATGCTCTATTATTTTATTCTAACGCCTTCTACTCCTTATTTCACGATATTAGGGATAACCGCAATAACCGGCATAGGCTCAGCAATGTTCTGGCCATCAAATGCTACTGCAGTCATGTTTTCTGCGCCTAAAGAATACTACGGTTCCGTATCAGGGGTTTCGAGGACTTTAGGCAGTATAGGGACTACCTTAAGTTACGTTATGAGTATTACTGTAGCAACTTTAGTAATTCCAAGGCAGGTCGCCTTTGAAATTTTCCTCGGAACTAACGTTTTGGACGATGACGTAAGTAATGCCTTTGTTAACGGATTGCATTTTGCGTTTTTGATTTCTGCAACAATCATAATCGTAGCGGCATTATTTTCAGTTTTAGGCGGTTCGACAAACGTGAAGAGATCTTATTAG
- a CDS encoding AbrB/MazE/SpoVT family DNA-binding domain-containing protein has product MKIKVTSNFQITIPLEVREKLGIKEGDFVDSTLDEKEGIIIVKPYRRKWTTVRFNRTITQEDIDNSIEEALNNNNS; this is encoded by the coding sequence ATGAAAATAAAGGTTACTAGTAACTTTCAAATTACTATACCGTTAGAGGTGAGAGAAAAATTAGGCATTAAAGAAGGTGATTTTGTCGATAGCACTTTAGACGAAAAGGAAGGTATTATAATAGTTAAACCCTATAGGAGAAAATGGACTACTGTAAGGTTTAACAGAACCATAACGCAAGAAGATATAGATAACTCAATTGAGGAAGCATTAAATAACAATAATAGTTGA
- a CDS encoding D-glyceraldehyde dehydrogenase: MEKIQELFINGEWVKPSSEEYLNKYNPSTGELYGKFAAASKEDVDRAVDAAYDAQKKWEKLTSVERSKYLYRLIDLIRQDRESLENLLMDEVGKPRKEAVQEVDGVLDQLQYYAEFARKITGDVVEGTKPERVIFQYKVPYGVVLAITPWNFPAAMIARKIGPALITGNTVVLKPSSDTPFVAGWIVEKVRQAGFPPGTVNLITGKGSVIGDYMTSHKKISVITLTGESRTGVQVMKSASSIMAKLILELGGKAPFIVWKDADLELAAKVLMWAKYWNAGQSCIAAERLYVHEDVYDKFLNLFIEKTKTLKIGEPRTSDMGPLINDQQLKKVSGFVEEAVNQGAKILYGGGKPQLPERYSKGFFYMPTILTDVRQDMRIFREEIFGPVIGAMKVGDDFDEVIELANDSDYGLASYLFTKDVSLAMKAAREIKFGELYINMPGPEATQGYHTGFRMSGQAGENSRYGVEEYVKVKNVYIDYSKDPTAGEVIPPYTD; the protein is encoded by the coding sequence ATGGAGAAAATTCAAGAGTTATTCATTAACGGAGAATGGGTTAAGCCTTCTTCCGAAGAATACCTAAATAAATACAATCCTTCTACAGGAGAACTTTACGGAAAATTTGCCGCCGCATCAAAAGAAGACGTAGATAGAGCTGTAGACGCAGCATATGATGCACAGAAGAAATGGGAGAAATTAACTTCAGTTGAGAGGAGTAAATATCTCTACAGATTAATTGACCTAATAAGACAGGACAGAGAGAGCTTAGAAAACCTATTAATGGACGAAGTAGGAAAACCTAGAAAAGAGGCAGTACAAGAAGTTGATGGAGTTTTAGATCAGTTACAGTATTATGCAGAGTTTGCCAGAAAAATTACCGGTGACGTTGTTGAGGGAACAAAGCCTGAGAGAGTTATATTCCAGTATAAGGTTCCCTACGGCGTAGTCCTTGCCATAACTCCATGGAACTTCCCAGCTGCAATGATAGCTAGAAAAATTGGTCCTGCATTAATTACTGGAAATACTGTAGTTCTAAAGCCTAGCTCAGATACTCCCTTTGTAGCAGGTTGGATAGTTGAGAAAGTAAGACAAGCAGGATTTCCTCCTGGAACTGTTAACCTAATAACCGGCAAAGGAAGCGTTATAGGAGATTACATGACTTCTCACAAGAAAATCTCAGTAATAACCTTGACCGGAGAATCAAGGACTGGAGTTCAAGTAATGAAGTCTGCCTCCTCAATTATGGCTAAATTAATCCTTGAGTTAGGAGGAAAAGCCCCATTCATCGTATGGAAGGATGCTGATTTAGAATTAGCTGCAAAAGTACTTATGTGGGCAAAGTACTGGAACGCCGGCCAATCGTGCATTGCGGCAGAGAGGCTTTACGTTCATGAAGACGTTTACGATAAATTCCTCAATTTATTCATAGAGAAGACCAAGACTCTAAAGATAGGTGAGCCTAGAACCAGTGATATGGGTCCGCTAATAAATGATCAACAATTAAAGAAAGTTTCTGGCTTCGTTGAAGAGGCAGTAAATCAAGGAGCAAAGATATTATACGGCGGAGGTAAACCACAGTTACCTGAAAGGTATTCTAAAGGTTTCTTCTACATGCCTACAATATTAACTGACGTAAGACAGGATATGAGGATATTTAGAGAAGAAATATTTGGCCCAGTAATTGGTGCAATGAAAGTCGGAGACGACTTTGATGAAGTTATAGAATTAGCAAACGATTCAGACTACGGCTTAGCTTCCTACTTATTTACAAAGGACGTTAGCCTAGCTATGAAAGCTGCTAGGGAAATAAAGTTTGGAGAGCTTTACATTAACATGCCAGGACCGGAGGCAACTCAAGGTTATCACACAGGATTTAGAATGTCTGGCCAAGCTGGAGAGAACTCAAGATATGGAGTTGAAGAGTACGTTAAGGTAAAGAACGTATATATAGACTATAGTAAAGATCCTACGGCAGGAGAAGTAATTCCACCTTATACAGATTAA
- a CDS encoding APC family permease — translation MKRKLNLLEATAIGLGNIIGAGIFVMAGSIIYLAGPGALLSFIITGLLAMSIGLNSAELASKFPNTEGGVYSFAKLTMGDTVGFLVGWMRMISYSISGAATALGFASYLPFPSLDYVIAGALIIALGLIYLAGLKLASEIETALVIINIIGLVSFISFSLLVGKFTPSHFTPIAPHGIQGILSGASLAFFAYSGFNTIATLTPDVEDGERKVPKAIILSLIITSILYILVVFSMLYVLPWQVYGTQGNPLSFALQEIHAPTYVVILISSTAVIATVTVTLSTIIATVRTLKQMAEDNLIPRRFSKDLLSSVVVLGIMISSLGLGNVEVIGLVSNFGTVFSYITTATAVIISRRRGMYGKFSAPAYPALQTISVILSLVVIISLGKESLMLGAVSLIVGLLLHEVHVQINVIEKGKRLSPHGKLE, via the coding sequence GTGAAAAGAAAACTTAACTTACTTGAGGCTACGGCAATAGGTTTGGGAAATATTATAGGAGCAGGAATATTCGTAATGGCTGGAAGCATAATTTACTTAGCGGGGCCAGGAGCTTTACTTTCCTTCATAATTACGGGATTACTGGCTATGAGCATAGGATTAAACAGTGCTGAGTTAGCGTCAAAATTCCCTAACACTGAGGGTGGAGTTTATTCCTTTGCAAAGCTGACTATGGGGGATACTGTAGGCTTTCTAGTTGGATGGATGAGGATGATCTCCTATTCTATCTCTGGAGCAGCAACAGCTCTAGGTTTCGCAAGTTATTTACCTTTTCCTTCCCTTGATTATGTAATTGCAGGAGCTCTAATAATAGCCCTAGGTTTAATTTACTTGGCAGGATTAAAATTAGCATCAGAAATTGAAACTGCTCTAGTTATTATAAACATAATAGGACTTGTCTCTTTCATTTCATTTTCCCTTCTTGTAGGTAAATTTACTCCTTCCCATTTTACTCCAATAGCTCCTCACGGAATTCAAGGTATACTTTCTGGAGCTTCTTTAGCTTTCTTTGCCTACTCAGGATTTAACACTATAGCAACTTTAACTCCTGACGTCGAGGACGGAGAAAGGAAAGTTCCAAAAGCAATAATCCTTTCCTTGATCATAACCTCTATACTTTACATCTTGGTAGTATTTTCAATGCTTTACGTATTACCTTGGCAAGTTTACGGCACTCAAGGTAATCCTTTATCTTTTGCCCTCCAAGAAATTCACGCCCCTACCTACGTAGTTATATTAATTTCGTCCACTGCGGTAATTGCTACAGTAACTGTTACTTTATCAACTATAATAGCAACAGTTAGGACGTTAAAGCAAATGGCGGAAGATAATTTAATACCTAGACGATTTTCTAAAGATCTTCTTTCCTCAGTAGTTGTTCTAGGAATAATGATTTCCTCTCTAGGTTTAGGTAATGTGGAAGTAATAGGTTTAGTTTCTAACTTTGGTACCGTATTTTCATACATTACTACTGCAACAGCAGTAATTATTTCTAGGAGAAGAGGAATGTATGGAAAGTTTTCAGCGCCAGCATATCCTGCTCTTCAAACAATTTCCGTGATCCTCTCCTTGGTAGTTATCATCTCCTTAGGTAAAGAAAGTTTAATGCTTGGTGCAGTTTCACTAATCGTTGGACTGTTGCTTCATGAAGTTCACGTTCAGATAAACGTAATAGAGAAAGGAAAAAGATTAAGTCCTCACGGCAAATTAGAATAA
- a CDS encoding MFS transporter: MLTKKQLALISVGTSLSFWDIFNVPYIENEASAQLGSINSTLILSAEMIGYFTGGAINGLIASKYGRKLGIILSMLIIFLGSTIGFFSTSFLQLAIAEFIIGFGIEGEVAVVPAYVSEMSSANFRGRAVGFTTLGGFLMSLVVGPVAVIAGSNWRILFLPSLIISAFALIFRITLPESKMWEEKRREKMAWDNTVLLFLAIWFTSYFAGYSLFSTPVFSLLSNKGFSNTSLYFTYILYGDPLGVTLASILNDKLERKFSSSASNLLSGIAIISMPLLGGVSLLIAGFIAMFFQGFKFPTMYAYTAENLGTKIRSLGYGIADGIGHLGGAVGPVLFALTYGYNVDYSFLLIGIVSMLSGVMLLKGARVKGKSLEEIKG, encoded by the coding sequence ATGCTTACAAAAAAGCAGTTAGCCCTAATCTCCGTAGGTACGTCACTATCTTTCTGGGACATATTTAACGTACCTTACATAGAAAACGAGGCATCTGCACAACTAGGTTCTATTAACTCGACCTTAATCCTATCCGCAGAAATGATAGGATATTTTACTGGAGGAGCAATAAACGGGTTAATAGCGTCAAAGTACGGAAGAAAACTTGGAATAATTCTTTCAATGTTAATCATCTTCCTTGGTTCAACTATTGGATTTTTCTCAACGTCGTTTCTTCAGTTAGCTATTGCAGAATTCATCATAGGTTTCGGAATAGAAGGCGAGGTAGCAGTAGTCCCTGCATACGTCTCTGAAATGTCTTCGGCAAATTTCAGAGGAAGGGCAGTAGGTTTCACCACCCTAGGAGGGTTCTTAATGAGCCTTGTTGTAGGACCAGTAGCAGTAATTGCTGGAAGTAACTGGAGAATACTCTTCTTACCTTCTTTGATAATCTCAGCCTTCGCGCTCATTTTCAGAATTACACTTCCGGAATCAAAAATGTGGGAAGAGAAAAGGAGAGAGAAGATGGCCTGGGATAATACAGTCCTCCTCTTCCTAGCAATATGGTTTACAAGCTATTTTGCAGGCTACTCGCTCTTCAGTACTCCAGTCTTCTCATTACTTTCTAACAAGGGATTTTCCAACACTTCCCTCTATTTCACTTATATACTTTACGGAGATCCATTAGGAGTAACTTTAGCTTCCATATTAAACGATAAGTTGGAAAGGAAGTTCTCCTCCTCAGCTTCTAACTTATTAAGCGGAATAGCAATAATTTCAATGCCCCTACTTGGAGGAGTTTCACTTTTGATAGCAGGGTTTATAGCCATGTTCTTCCAAGGTTTTAAGTTCCCCACTATGTACGCTTACACAGCAGAAAACCTTGGTACTAAAATCAGATCGCTGGGCTACGGTATAGCTGATGGGATAGGACACTTAGGAGGAGCGGTTGGGCCAGTATTGTTTGCGTTGACTTACGGATACAACGTGGATTATTCATTTCTGCTGATAGGAATTGTTTCAATGCTTTCTGGGGTGATGCTATTAAAAGGTGCAAGAGTGAAAGGAAAGAGCCTTGAAGAAATCAAAGGATAA
- a CDS encoding ATP-binding protein has translation MKLIARNLGPIHYADLDFNDKVIIIGPNSSGKTFLSTAFYILYGPINVLPFIPKKLTPPRLTEARVPL, from the coding sequence ATGAAGCTAATTGCAAGAAATTTAGGCCCTATTCATTACGCTGACTTGGACTTTAACGATAAGGTAATTATAATAGGCCCGAATTCTTCTGGAAAGACATTTCTCTCAACTGCATTTTATATCCTTTACGGCCCCATTAACGTTTTGCCATTTATCCCTAAGAAGCTGACTCCTCCACGCCTTACAGAGGCGAGGGTTCCTCTGTGA
- a CDS encoding HEPN domain-containing protein, protein MDKFLEFLEASIEEFNKGRYRVSCLLCQVSAELLIRSIFNERGLKQPIVPSHDIRTLLGRLNDESLYDFIKENRKELDVVSNCRKNSQYGEVKKEEAEECIKMVKLLLKEFKNNDLLRKNYTI, encoded by the coding sequence ATGGATAAATTCTTAGAGTTCCTAGAGGCCTCAATTGAGGAATTTAATAAGGGAAGATACAGGGTTTCATGCCTATTATGCCAAGTGTCTGCAGAGCTCCTAATTAGGTCGATATTTAATGAGCGAGGACTTAAACAGCCAATAGTACCTTCCCACGATATTAGGACGTTATTAGGAAGACTTAATGACGAGAGCCTTTACGATTTCATAAAAGAAAATAGGAAGGAACTTGACGTTGTAAGTAATTGTAGAAAAAATTCTCAGTATGGAGAAGTAAAGAAAGAGGAAGCCGAGGAATGCATAAAAATGGTTAAGCTTCTCCTTAAAGAGTTTAAAAATAATGATCTACTTAGGAAAAATTATACAATTTAG
- a CDS encoding nucleotidyltransferase family protein translates to MDLQDYLDKLKAFNWKDYNIYYAVLFGSLAKKGKGNDIDIAVEFKGLSFDEYMKLWKDLSDYLDTEKIDLVSIDDNTSCYLIHEIFNYGLILYKEDWSRAHRRAVVCEDFLIDAKKLDLVGREVKAVMRKWGLGFIEFS, encoded by the coding sequence GTGGACTTACAAGATTACTTAGATAAGCTGAAAGCATTCAATTGGAAGGATTACAATATATATTACGCTGTGTTATTCGGTTCTCTGGCTAAGAAAGGAAAAGGTAACGACATCGATATTGCAGTAGAATTCAAAGGGTTAAGCTTTGATGAGTACATGAAATTGTGGAAGGATCTCTCAGATTACTTAGATACGGAAAAGATAGATCTTGTTTCAATAGATGATAATACCAGTTGTTACTTAATTCATGAGATATTTAATTACGGTCTAATTCTTTATAAAGAAGATTGGTCAAGAGCCCATAGAAGAGCAGTAGTTTGTGAGGACTTCTTAATAGATGCTAAAAAATTGGATTTGGTGGGAAGGGAAGTTAAGGCGGTGATGAGAAAATGGGGTTTGGGCTTCATTGAATTTTCATGA
- a CDS encoding APC family permease: MASSSKIFVRESSGLIKDVSLTDAIMLNLGNLSAGEALFESISPYVTQGGVLWLASVLAFVLSIPQIIVYTLMTLKIRRTGGDYVWITRNIDGRLGSILALSYLIQSTAYFAIIAFFSASSVNAVLCVIGKLDGNPSLLYLASHIFVNPYCSPTLDQRLIFYGISALFFGIVIALNIRKASWGYKLVTGLGLFSILSLILGIIVIGINASDFTTKIAPFASAFNIPTTSSKVFFPSDFSIFATLALLPMFALYTYPWINAGPAVSAEFRNAEKVAKLNIIIASLLTFLLVTGAFLEMDLVAGYNFNISAYPTFIYNFWTVAIALAVNPVLQWIIGLGVILWNFYTLSYGVVMFSRYVFALSFDRVLPEKFSEVNKYGSPVYAHLLDLTITLILLAVPVMSVSAATSLYGTTILGAVYLLFGVLAGAVYGFKNKERVLQIAGIIAAGYLSYLAYEAATNPLFGFMTSSGVNMITLTFVVSAYAFAIVVYFASWYKHKREGIDVSAAFKEIPPE; encoded by the coding sequence ATGGCTAGCTCAAGTAAAATTTTCGTTCGTGAAAGTTCTGGGTTAATAAAAGATGTTTCATTAACTGATGCAATAATGCTCAATCTAGGAAACCTCTCTGCAGGAGAAGCTCTCTTCGAGTCTATTTCCCCTTACGTTACTCAAGGAGGAGTATTATGGCTAGCATCAGTGTTGGCTTTCGTATTATCAATTCCTCAAATTATCGTTTACACACTAATGACGTTAAAAATTAGGAGAACAGGAGGAGATTATGTATGGATAACTAGAAACATTGATGGAAGACTCGGTTCAATTTTGGCATTATCTTATTTAATACAAAGTACAGCATATTTCGCTATAATAGCGTTCTTTTCTGCATCATCAGTTAATGCAGTACTTTGCGTAATTGGCAAGTTAGACGGAAATCCTTCTTTGCTGTATTTAGCATCTCACATTTTCGTTAATCCTTATTGTTCTCCAACTTTAGATCAAAGGTTAATATTTTACGGAATTTCAGCACTATTTTTCGGAATTGTAATAGCCTTAAATATAAGGAAGGCATCATGGGGATATAAACTGGTTACTGGTTTAGGATTATTTTCGATCCTTTCTCTAATTCTAGGAATTATAGTAATAGGCATTAATGCTTCAGACTTTACAACTAAGATTGCTCCTTTTGCCTCAGCATTTAATATACCAACAACCTCAAGCAAAGTTTTCTTCCCTTCAGATTTCAGCATATTTGCAACATTGGCACTTTTACCTATGTTTGCGTTATATACATATCCTTGGATCAACGCAGGACCAGCAGTTTCAGCAGAGTTTAGGAACGCGGAAAAGGTTGCGAAACTTAATATCATCATTGCGTCTTTATTAACTTTCTTACTAGTTACTGGAGCATTCCTAGAGATGGACCTCGTTGCTGGATATAACTTTAATATTTCAGCGTATCCTACTTTCATTTATAACTTCTGGACAGTAGCTATTGCCTTAGCAGTTAATCCAGTATTACAGTGGATCATAGGCTTGGGTGTAATACTCTGGAACTTCTATACTTTATCGTATGGAGTCGTAATGTTCTCTAGGTACGTATTTGCCTTATCCTTCGATAGAGTATTGCCGGAGAAGTTTTCCGAAGTAAATAAGTACGGCTCTCCAGTTTACGCTCACTTATTAGATTTAACAATAACGTTAATACTACTCGCAGTACCGGTAATGTCAGTCTCTGCAGCCACATCGCTTTACGGAACTACAATTTTAGGCGCAGTCTATTTACTTTTTGGAGTATTAGCAGGAGCAGTGTATGGATTTAAGAATAAAGAAAGAGTACTCCAGATAGCCGGAATAATCGCTGCAGGATACTTATCTTACTTAGCATATGAGGCAGCTACTAATCCATTATTCGGCTTTATGACGTCTAGTGGAGTAAACATGATAACTTTAACATTCGTGGTATCTGCATACGCATTCGCAATCGTAGTATATTTCGCCTCTTGGTACAAGCACAAGAGGGAAGGAATAGACGTTTCGGCAGCTTTCAAAGAAATACCTCCAGAATAA